One Malus domestica chromosome 11, GDT2T_hap1 genomic region harbors:
- the LOC103422883 gene encoding histone H2B.2-like — protein sequence MSTSSKTTNTVIICSMQIFNCNNKSCPDYLHFQLSFLRVRGKEVNTAVSKMAPKRSAKMVVKTTKRVVKEMVEVSVVKTRRKKQQEDRPLETISVENNDSNQTQNVEVSVGKEPLKTSIIPIETLEQVIPIETQAENQTLKTQNAEVQVDREAEENPTTPDPQETEKLSKEEEQKSEEDKTLRGGENKDAEDLTKTEEQASKKGEKKSEVKGGKRREKRRSRGREEYKTYVYKVLKQVHPGMGVSSKAMTVLNNLMNDMFEKLADEAARLTTYTARKTLSSREIQGAVKLVLTGELGRHAMAEGTKAVSTYVSYGGGSSKS from the coding sequence ATGTCAACGTCCAGTAAAACCACCAACACAGTTATTATCTGCTCGATGCAGATATTTAACTGCAACAATAAATCTTGTCCAGATTATCTCCATTTTCAATTAAGTTTTCTGAGAGTGAGAGGGAAAGAGGTTAACACAGCGGTGTCAAAAATGGCTCCAAAGCGCTCGGCGAAGATGGTGGTGAAGACCACCAAGCGAGTCGTGAAAGAAATGGTTGAAGTTTCAGTGGTTAAAACCAGAAGGAAGAAACAACAAGAAGATCGTCCACTGGAGACTATTTCCGTTGAAAACAACGActcaaatcaaacccaaaacgTAGAAGTTTCAGTTGGGAAAGAGCCGCTCAAGACTAGTATTATTCCAATTGAAACTTTGGAGCAAGTTATTCCCATTGAAACCCAGGCAGAAaaccaaaccctaaaaacacaaaacgcTGAAGTCCAAGTCGACAGAGAGGCAGAAGAAAATCCTACGACTCCTGATCCACAAGAAACAGAGAAATTATCGAAGGAAGAAGAGCAGAAGAGTGAGGAggacaaaaccctaagaggagGAGAGAACAAGGACGCGGAAGATTTGACGAAAACCGAAGAGCAAGCCTCgaagaaaggagagaagaaaaGCGAGGTGAAAGGagggaagaggagagagaagaggagGAGTAGGGGAAGAGAAGAGTACAAGACATATGTGTATAAGGTTTTGAAGCAGGTGCATCCTGGGATGGGAGTGTCGTCCAAGGCCATGACGGTGTTGAATAACTTGATGAACGACATGTTTGAGAAGCTGGCTGATGAGGCAGCTAGGCTGACTACGTATACAGCGAGGAAGACATTGTCGTCGAGGGAGATTCAAGGGGCGGTGAAGCTGGTTTTGACTGGGGAGCTTGGGAGGCATGCCATGGCGGAGGGGACCAAGGCCGTGAGCACTTATGTTTCATATGGAGGAGGGTCGTCCAAGTCTTGA
- the LOC103422884 gene encoding uncharacterized protein has protein sequence MAIAGLHNASVLEPSFLRDSQSHTSRWIRDEGRVSSRASSLLQRWRELEGEHVVSRAQERASEGLLVQRSDRLIDEISREDTTEDHGSDHAGDLEDVSVGESECGLWSRGQIGSSNEHEECSNISSEHSDFGEVERGRVRQVFREWMNCGVAEYTSNGSHMNNSSRAEWLGETEQERVRIVREWVRINSQQRGASGDNRGEQPAEIGNQIERVRDGLIVNQTEGRSEHTRRGIRKLCGRQAMLDMVKKAERERQSELQVLLEHRAVSQFAHRNRIQSLLKGRFLRNARVIENERPTSLAENELGLLRQRHTVSGLRDGFCSRLDSSVSGQVSSSHSETSCSVSNGSRNGDGQADNPREVLAGSSERSAANDEASEDREHDSCGISDCRDLGGNTIQDIDSDESNAPVEGWQHHSRDWQCSSITEFIERRDVTDYNMIGDLQATTSVEQPQEILQNDASGHSNTRKVSHISNEQSEPSGEASVIGEQSDHIYNLLDSVPGDVNFQEFTSQVQQWQDRVSENAGRDWQQPVVEYNDLRENVGEDTTRDQQETTAYEWSQELLESEDRENSHLEVPEVWHEESGFQEAVQSWLEEPSDQDVDPVRQTDAFYFPDDDNAPGTELRELLSRRRVSNLLSSGFRQNLDRLLQSYVERQSHAAIDWELDDTSPSPEPAEQDLEQTGAYQNGGHVDAVESRSPSTALRSQQIPSLPLWDQESHSDNWPQHDMHQHNGIDWEVINDMRIDMARLYQRMNNLQRMMEACMDMQLELQRSIRQEVSDALNRSAGSRGVCEDGLLEDGSKWDHVRKGICCICCESSIDSLLYRCGHICACSKCATELVETSGKCPMCRAPVIEVIRVYSVL, from the exons ATGGCTATTGCTGGTCTACACAATGCTTCTGTGCTTGAGCCTTCTTTCCTTAGAGACTCTCAATCTCATACATCTAGATGGATACGTGATGAAGGGAGGGTGAGTTCCCGCGCATCCTCCCTACTACAAAGGTGGCGGGAGCTTGAGGGTGAGCATGTGGTGAGTCGTGCCCAAGAGAGAGCTAGTGAGGGGTTGCTTGTACAAAGGAGTGATAGGTTGATTGATGAGATCTCGAGGGAAGACACTACTGAAGACCACGGTAGTGACCACGCAGGTGATTTGGAGGATGTGAGTGTGGGCGAGAGTGAGTGCGGATTATGGTCCCGGGGTCAAATTGGGTCATCAAATGAACATGAGGAGTGCAGTAATATTAGCAGTGAGCATTCTGATTTTGGGGAGGTTGAAAGGGGGAGGGTGAGGCAAGTTTTTAGGGAATGGATGAATTGTGGTGTGGCTGAATATACGTCAAATGGTTCTCATATGAATAATAGTTCAAGGGCAGAGTGGCTCGGTGAAACTGAACAGGAAAGGGTGAGAATTGTAAGGGAGTGGGTGCGAATTAACAGCCAGCAGAGAGGTGCCTCGGGTGACAATAGAGGAGAACAACCTGCTGAAATTGGTAATCAAATTGAAAGAGTTCGTGATGGATTGATTGTTAACCAAACTGAAGGCAGGTCTGAGCATACACGAAGGGGAATTCGTAAGTTATGTGGTAGACAGGCTATGCTGGATATGGTAAAGAAGGCTGAGAGGGAAAGACAAAGTGAACTTCAAGTCTTGTTGGAGCACCGGGCTGTATCACAGTTTGCTCACCGCAACCGCATTCAG TCATTGCTTAAAGGAAGATTCTTACGAAATGCTAGAGTGATTGAGAACGAGAGACCTACTTCCTTGGCTGAAAATGAATTAGGCTTATTGAGACAAAGGCACACAGTCTCTGGTCTTAG GGACGGTTTTTGCTCCAGATTGGATAGTTCTGTATCCGGTCAAGTAAGCAGCAGCCACTCTGAGACATCCTGTAGTGTTTCTAATGGTAGTAGAAATGGGGATGGTCAAGCAGACAACCCACGTGAGGTCCTAGCCGGGTCTTCTGAACGATCTGCCGCTAATGACGAGGCAAGTGAGGATCGAGAACATGATAGCTGTGGAATATCAGATTGCAGGGATTTGGGTGGCAACACCATTCAAGATATAGATTCAGATGAATCTAATGCTCCTGTAGAGGGTTGGCAACACCATTCAAGAGACTGGCAGTGCTCAAGTATCACTGAATTTATCGAAAGGAGGGATGTTACTGATTATAACATGATTGGGGACTTACAGGCAACCACTTCTGTTGAGCAGCCCCAAGAAATTTTGCAAAATGATGCTAGTGGACACAGTAACACGCGAAAAGTCAGTCATATATCTAATGAGCAGTCTGAGCCAAGTGGGGAGGCAAGTGTAATAGGTGAACAGTCTgatcatatatataatttacTAGACAGCGTGCCTGGGGATGTAAATTTTCAAGAATTTACTTCCCAGGTGCAACAGTGGCAGGATCGAGTTTCAGAAAATGCTGGAAGGGACTGGCAACAACCTGTTGTTGAGTATAATGACTTGAGAGAAAATGTTGGGGAAGATACAACTAGGGATCAGCAGGAAACAACTGCTTATGAATGGTCCCAGGAGTTGTTGGAGAGCGAAGATAGAGAAAACAGTCATCTTGAAGTTCCTGAAGTGTGGCACGAGGAAAGTGGTTTTCAGGAGGCTGTTCAAAGTTGGTTAGAAGAGCCATCGGACCAGGATGTTGATCCGGTCAGGCAGACTGACGCATTTTATTTTCCGGATGATGATAATGCTCCTGGCACCGAGCTAAGGGAACTCCTAAGCAG GAGAAGGGTCTCTAATCTTCTTAGTAGTGGTTTCCGTCAGAATCTAGATCGACTGTTACAATCATATGTAGAAAGGCAAAGTCACGCTGCCATTGACTGGGAGCTGGATGATACATCACCTTCTCCTGAACCTGCAGAACAGGATCTAGAGCAGACAGGTGCATATCAAAATGGGGGTCACGTGGATGCTGTTGAGAGTCGTAGTCCTAGTACTGCTCTACGATCACAGCAAATACCTTCCTTGCCACTTTGGGACCAGGAGTCACACTCTGATAATTGGCCACAGCATGACATGCATCAACATAACGGAATT GACTGGGAGGTAATTAACGATATGAGGATTGACATGGCCAGGCTATACCAGAGGATGAATAACTTGCAAAGAATGATGGAGGCCTGCATGGATATGCAACTTGAGTTGCAGCGCTCGATAAGACAAGAAGTTTCTGATGCCCTGAATAGATCAGCTGGTTCACGAG GGGTGTGTGAAGACGGTCTGCTAGAAGATGGGTCTAAATGGGATCATGTAAGGAAAGGAATTTGCTGTATATGTTGTGAAAGCAGCATCGATTCTTTATTGTACAG ATGTGGCCACATTTGCGCGTGTTCAAAATGTGCTACTGAATTGGTTGAGACTAGCGGAAAATGTCCGATGTGTAGAGCACCCGTGATTGAGGTGATTCGTGTTTATTCCGTGttgtaa